One genomic region from Chelmon rostratus isolate fCheRos1 chromosome 11, fCheRos1.pri, whole genome shotgun sequence encodes:
- the LOC121613513 gene encoding oocyte zinc finger protein XlCOF6-like has product MSSCAQRLVSAMLEEFMSAAVTEICQRVKVEPDEGSQEELRAVIRRLCAALLQELRRLLEENQELQEHQQDGELLQDSTRPAGEEDAQVNTSRQSHSPTGENSQSEQTPPADSRRTFSCSVCSSSFSRRTNLSAHMRVHSRERPFTCPTCGKAFSARSSVRVHQLTVHNKQRPHRCSHCGKVFGTRSHLRTHQASSWRRHSRLTCLTCGQALAARCCLREHRLTCQKTDNRFRCAECGKEFSKHTYLSAHQRVHLKDKPFKCLTCEKGFTTRRSAHVHQLTVHRGLRPFTCSVCRKTFSQQSGLRAHMRTHTGERPHTCEQCGNSFSSRSSLSVHRRVHTGEKAFSCDTCGKSFSVSANLRRHQLVHSGRRPFSCDVCGRSFTQAGHLKVHRAVHSGEWAFICNACGKGFRQRGALLLHERSHAGIKPHSCGECGKKFSSSATLKRHQLVHSGQKAHTCDECGKSFSSAQILKTHLQLHGGHKLFSCDVCGRGYSSLSYLRTHRRSHSEGKPFSCAQCQKSFSTQASLTLHARTHSGEKPYVCEVCGKSFSVAQNLVRHKRVHSGEKPFECRVCGKRFSQNNNLKTHQLVHTGQKPFSCSACSRSFTSRRSLREHKCDSA; this is encoded by the exons atgtcgTCCTGTGCTCAGCGGCTGGTTTCGGCCATGTTGGAGGAGTTCATGTCGGCGGCGGTCACTGAAATCTGTCAGAGAGTCAAAGTGGAGCCGGATGAAGGCTCACAG gaggagCTGCGGGCTGTCATCAGGAGGCTGTGTGCGGCtctcctgcaggagctgaggaggctgctggaggagaaccaggagctgcaggagcatcAGCAGGACG gcgAGCTTCTGCAGGACTCCACCCGCCCTGCAGGTGAAGAAGACGCTCAGGTGAATACGAGCCGTCAGTCACACAGTCCTACAGGtgaaaacagccaatcagagcagactcCTCCGGCGGACAGCAGACGGACCTTCAGCTGCAgcgtctgcagcagcagcttctccagaCGGACCAACCTGAGCGCTCACATGCGCGTGCACAGCAGAGAGCGGCCCTTCACCTGTCCCACCTGTGGGAAAGCTTTCTCTGCCCGGAGCAGCGTCAGAGTCCACCAGCTCACAGTGCACAACAAGCAGCGGCCCCACCGCTGCTCTCACTGCGGGAAGGTTTTCGGCACCCGCAGCCACCTCAGGACGCACCAGGCGTCCAGCTGGCGGCGCCACAGCCGACTCACCTGTTTGACCTGCGGCCAGGCGCTGGCAGCGAGGTGCTGCCTCCGAGAGCACAGGCTGACCTGCCAGAAGACAGACAACAGGTTCAGGTGTGCAGAGTGCGGGAAGGAGTTCTCCAAACACACTTACCTGTCCGCACACCAGAGAGTCCACTTGAAGGACAAACCGTTTAAATGCCTTACCTGTGAGAAAGGCTTCACCACGCGCCGCAGCGCGCACGTCCACCAGCTGACCGTCCACAGAGGACTGAGGCCGTTTACCTGCAGTGTCTGCAGAAAGACATTCAGCCAGCAGAGCGGCCTCAGAGCTcacatgaggacacacacaggtgagcgGCCGCACACCTGCGAGCAGTGCGGGAACAGTTTCTCCAGCAGAAGCAGTCTGTCGGTGCACCGCCGCGTCCACACCGGAGAGAAGGCCTTCAGCTGCGACACCTGCGGGAAGAGCTTCAGCGTGTCGGCCAACCTGCGCCGCCACCAGCTCGTCCACTCGGGCCGCCGGCCGTTCAGCTGCGACGTGTGCGGCCGCAGCTTCACGCAGGCCGGACACCTGAAGGTGCACCGCGCCGTGCACAGCGGAGAGTGGGCGTTCATCTGCAACGCCTGCGGAAAGGGCTTCAGACAGCGCGGCGCGCTGCTGCTGCACGAGCGGAGCCACGCCGGCATCAAACCGCACAGCTGCGGCGAGTGCGGAAAAAAGTTCTCCTCGTCCGCGACGCTGAAACGCCACCAGCTGGTCCACAGCGGGCAGAAGGCCCACACCTGCGACGAGTGCGGCAAGAGCTTCAGCAGCGCCCAGATCCTGAAgactcacctgcagctgcacgGCGGCCACAAGCTGTTCTCCTGCGACGTGTGCGGACGCGGCTACAGCTCACTGAGTTACCTGAGGACGCACCGGCGCAGCCACTCGGAGGGGAAGCCGTTCAGCTGCGCTCAGTGTCAGAAAAGCTTCTCCACGCAAGCGAGCCTGACGCTGCATGCGCGCACGCACAGCGGAGAGAAGCCGTACGTGTGCGAGGTCTGCGGGAAGAGCTTCAGCGTGGCGCAAAACCTCGTCAGACACAAACGCGTCCACAGCGGAGAGAAGCCGTTCGAGTGCCGCGTCTGTGGGAAGAGATTCAGCCAGAACAACAACCTGAAGACTCACCAGCTGGTTCACACGGGACAGAAACCGTTCAGCTGCTCCGCCTGCAGCAGGAGCTTCACCTCCAGGAGGAGCCTCAGGGAGCACAAGTGTGACTCCGCCTGA